A segment of the Hypnocyclicus thermotrophus genome:
CTAAAAATCTTTTTACTCCATTATATGCATACTTTTGTAAATCTTTATCAAGCTTACTTATTACATTCCCAGGTATAAGCCATGAACGATTTGTTTTTCCTACAATATTTTTTTCAATTATAGCTATTTTATTACCTAGTTTAGAAAGTTCACTTCCTACACTAAGACCGCTTGGTCCACCACCTATAATAATCACATCATATTTCTTCATTTAAATCCCCTTTCATTGTTTAAAATATTCAATTACATAAAATTAAAATGTAAAGAATTTTTTAATACTATTAGTTTTGTAAGTAATATCTATTACTCTAAAATTTATATCGGTATATTTAATTATTTAGTTTAAAAAACTTAAATTAATTGTAAGTGATTTAAAATTGAAAATATTATTTAATTTTGGTATAATTATAAAGTTAAAATAGAAGAATATTAGGAGGATTTTTATGGAAAACTACATTCTTGACAAAAAGATATATGAAAGTAATAAAACTTTAATATACTCTATATTTGATAAAACATCTAATGAAAAAAAAATAATAAAAATTTTAAATAAAGAATATCCTACAAAATATGATATTGATAAATTTCTATATGAATATAATATTGGAAAATTTTTAAATATTGAAGGAATTATCAAATATTATGATTTAATAAAATATAAAAATTCTTATGCTATTATTGAAGAATATTTTAATGGTGAACCAATAAAAAATCTTTCTTCTTATTCTCTAAAAATAATTTTATCTATTTTAATTGATATAACAAAAATTATTTCTAAATTACATAATCAAGAGATAATTCATAAAAATATAAATCCTTCTAATATTTTATGGAATAAAATTGATAATACAGTAAAAATAATTGACTTTGGAATTTCTGAAAGAAATATTTCCAATAAATATCTAAATATCGAAAATGTTATTGAAGGTACTTTAGCTTATATTTCACCTGAACAAACTGGTAAAATAGATAGAGAAATAAGTTATACCACTGATTTATACTCTTTAGGAATTACATTTTATGAATTGCTTACTGGAAAGTTACCTTTTGAAACTGATAATCCTCTTGAAATGATTCACTGGCACATTGCTAAAAAACCTGAAGAATTACGAAAAATAAATCCTAAAATTCCAAAAGTATTATCAGATATAGTAATGAAACTATTAAATAAAATGCCTGAAGATAGATATCAATCTGCTAATGGTCTTCTTTTTGATTTAAAAAAATGTTTAGAATATTTTGACAAAAATACTATCAAAGAATTTATAATAGCTAAAAATGATTACAGTGATAAATTAATTATTAAAAATAAAATATATGGTCGAGAAAAAGAAATAAATTTATTATTAAATAGTATTAAAAAACTAGAAAACACTTCTTCTACTATTTTTGTTCTTGGTGAATCAGGGAGTGGAAAAACTTCTCTTATTAATAATGTTTTATCTAAATCTTTAAAAAAAGATACTTTTATATTAACAGGTAAATTTGAGCAATTTAAAAAAAATATACCCTATTTTGCTATTACTCAAATATTAAAGAAATTATTAATTGATTTATCCAAATTAGATCAAGAACAATTTAATAATTTAACAATTTCATTAAAAAAAGAACTTGGAGATAATTTAAACTATTTAATTGAAATTTTACCTGAACTTTCTAAAACTTTTGATATACCAACAAGAATAAATGAAGATACTAAGATTGATAAAAACAATATTTTGAAATACATATTAAAAAAATTTATTGATATTATTACTAACTTTAATTTAAAATTAATTATTTTTTTAGATGATTTACAATGGGCAGATGCTGCTTCGTTAAATTTTATAGAAATTCTAATAACTGAAATCAACAAAAATCTATTATTTATAGGAAGTTATAGAAATAATGAAGTAAATTCTATTCATTATTTGAATATTATTTTAAATAACATTAATAAATATAATTTAAATATAAAAGAAATCAAGTTAGATAAATTGAAAAAAAATAACATCTACGAATTTATTTCTGATAATATATATACCTCAAATAAAGATAAAAAAAATCAACTTTCTAAAATATTATATGAAAAAACTGAAGGGAACCCATTTTTTTTAAAGGAATTTATTATTTCACTTTATAATGAAAACGATATATATTTTAATTATGATAAATATGAATGGGAATATAATCTTGAAAATATAACAAAAAAAAGTATTACAGAAAATATTTTGAAAATTTTATATAAAAAAATGAATAGATTAAATAAAAAATATTTTGAAATCTTAAAATACTGTGCTGCCCTTGGAAATGAATTTGAATTTAACAGCTTAAAAGCTTTAACAAATATACATGAAAATGAACTTCAAGAAATAATGAATTTTTTAATTAAAGAAAAATTTATTATTTTAATAAATGTAAATCAGTTTAATAATATTTTTAAATTTTCTCACGATAAAATAGAGCAAGCTATAATTGATGCTATGTCTGAAAATGATTTATTAGAAAAGCATCTTCAAATTGCTGAATATTTAATAAATAATTTTGATATTCATAATGAAAATATTATTTTTGATATAGTTTTTCATTATAATAAATGTTTTAATATTATAAAAGAAGATAAAAAAATAAAAAATATTTTATATTATAATTATCTTGCTGGAGAAAGAGCAATTAAGTCATTAGCTTTTGATCAAGCATATATATATTTTAATTTTTTTTATAACAATTTGAATATATATAACATAAAAAGCGATAGTGAATTATTAGAAAAATTTTATACTAAATATATTGAAACATTATATTATACAAAAAAATACAATGAACTTGTAAAAATATTTAATATAATAGATGCTTATACCGACGATTTCACCAAAAAATTATCTGCATATGAAATATATATTGATTATCTAATAGCTGTTAATGAATATAATAAAGCACTTGAAATTGCTTTAAAATTTTTAGAAAAATTTGGGATAAATTTATCTAAAAACCCTTTAAAAATAACTATAATTACTAAATTATTAATATTACAGAATAGGATTAAAAAACAAGATTTCAATAATTTACTTCATAGAAAACCAGTAAATGATAATAAAATTAAAATAATTTTAAGA
Coding sequences within it:
- a CDS encoding protein kinase domain-containing protein yields the protein MENYILDKKIYESNKTLIYSIFDKTSNEKKIIKILNKEYPTKYDIDKFLYEYNIGKFLNIEGIIKYYDLIKYKNSYAIIEEYFNGEPIKNLSSYSLKIILSILIDITKIISKLHNQEIIHKNINPSNILWNKIDNTVKIIDFGISERNISNKYLNIENVIEGTLAYISPEQTGKIDREISYTTDLYSLGITFYELLTGKLPFETDNPLEMIHWHIAKKPEELRKINPKIPKVLSDIVMKLLNKMPEDRYQSANGLLFDLKKCLEYFDKNTIKEFIIAKNDYSDKLIIKNKIYGREKEINLLLNSIKKLENTSSTIFVLGESGSGKTSLINNVLSKSLKKDTFILTGKFEQFKKNIPYFAITQILKKLLIDLSKLDQEQFNNLTISLKKELGDNLNYLIEILPELSKTFDIPTRINEDTKIDKNNILKYILKKFIDIITNFNLKLIIFLDDLQWADAASLNFIEILITEINKNLLFIGSYRNNEVNSIHYLNIILNNINKYNLNIKEIKLDKLKKNNIYEFISDNIYTSNKDKKNQLSKILYEKTEGNPFFLKEFIISLYNENDIYFNYDKYEWEYNLENITKKSITENILKILYKKMNRLNKKYFEILKYCAALGNEFEFNSLKALTNIHENELQEIMNFLIKEKFIILINVNQFNNIFKFSHDKIEQAIIDAMSENDLLEKHLQIAEYLINNFDIHNENIIFDIVFHYNKCFNIIKEDKKIKNILYYNYLAGERAIKSLAFDQAYIYFNFFYNNLNIYNIKSDSELLEKFYTKYIETLYYTKKYNELVKIFNIIDAYTDDFTKKLSAYEIYIDYLIAVNEYNKALEIALKFLEKFGINLSKNPLKITIITKLLILQNRIKKQDFNNLLHRKPVNDNKIKIILRITSNILGTAYVANPNLFILLVLTQIELTLKYGNSSSAPEAFSLFGLLLIGLFNNYDIGYKLGKLALNLIKNNNYSDYKGRVIFYNTNFILHWKENSIKNLKLIDDIYKISLETGDLEYAAWSIFLRGEYEFFSRGNINKAIIYFSDITEKTSKLNQIKQKIYSTIFLITTKYLLNIISYDEFNKKMFDILKGSEIENDKIAIYFVYYHLAVVNYLFEDYKKALTNINLAEKYLDSNMASMNYPMFYYFSSLIHLRAYKTNIKNSVIHKKIKKYLKQLSIYAKNSTDNYLHKYLIVKAEYYNYTNNKNAKDIYEEALFHVNHSENILDIAIINELIANYYFENKHYRISDIYLKDSFYNYDKIELNNKIELLERRFNQTFLKEHYDNIELNTTMNTVSFNNDTLDIDFLLKISKLFSSEIIFSKLLENIMKYLIETIGTEKGYILIKRNNEFYIEAKIDINYSDIELISIPLKEKLEENISYDIINYVLKTKNLFVFNEDNNEFDFVIDSYIKENLVKFLLCIPLINEGELIGLVYLENNVVVNKVSNIQIEILKMISSQLAVSIKNSIIYEKLNKLNRTLERKVFERTLSLDEKNKKLTDSINYSKKIQENVLPKESDIIKFTKDSMLIYLPKDVISGDFYWLKEIEEKKVFIVSDCTGHGVPGAFLSMIGSILLDKLLINNLLLNPSKILKQLDNDFKKYLKHNNTNKKFEQIDGMETAIVTLYQNKIYFSGAKRNIYILRKENNTWKLKEIKGNKFSIGGVHRKNEKIFNTIEFEVIKNDIIYMFSDGFVDQNNNKNEKYGINRFENLILNIADKDLAVQKTLILQELSTFMKDTSQRDDITILAFKI